Proteins co-encoded in one Melitaea cinxia chromosome 13, ilMelCinx1.1, whole genome shotgun sequence genomic window:
- the LOC123658795 gene encoding uncharacterized protein LOC123658795: MLLKLILLNLLLTTSKGKVRQRRYLVYPDGGPARAQFIIGVGIPVDLKEASVTVGTVIKFQYDLPTNSTEYTSRIYGFANTVAGRDMEDEQGNIEEDDSTRSVMFDEARNDVGESYNDTLVDITFSDRRKRSLMYSEGGTGNDIDDYSVNSELPLQEAIRRQELLDGKRLQDKEEPQRMNRWDFYKIMEKMLERYGYSGRPCLLRSICEAAEVPFTYENGLLGEIGHILFTPSTTKDSLSHHTDNEYHAAERLGRSIDSNCEMMFPECESSILETFTGIGMETLHKFGLY, encoded by the exons ATGTTGCTAAAGTTAATTTTGCTCAATTTACTTTTAACAACATCCAAAGGGAAGGTGAGACAGAGAAGGTATCTCGTATATCCCGACGGAGGACCCGCCCGAGCtcag TTTATTATCGGCGTGGGTATACCCGTCGATTTGAAAGAAGCGTCCGTTACAGTTGGCACagttataaaatttcaatatgaTTTACCAACAAACAGTACTGAATATACCTCTAGGATCTATGGGTTCGCCAACACAGTAGCTGGAAGAGATATGGAAGACGAGCAAGGAAATATTGAGGAGGATGATAGCACACGTTCTGTTATGTTTGACGAGGCAAGGAATGACGTAGGTGAAAGCTACAATGATACATTGGTAGATATAACGTTTAGTGATAGAAGGAAGCGATCACTCATGTATTCGGAAGGAGGAACAGGAAACGATATTGATGACTACAGTGTGAACAGTGAATTACCCTTACAAGAGGCTATACGGCGTCAAGAATTGCTGGACGGCAAACGCTTACAAGACAAAGAAGAACCTCAAAGAATGAACAGATGGGACTTCTATAAAATAATGGAGAAAATGCTTGAAAg gTACGGTTATTCAGGCAGACCTTGCTTGCTGCGGAGCATCTGCGAAGCGGCGGAGGTACCTTTCACATATGAAAACGGGTTGCTTGGAGAAATTGGTCATATATTATTCAC ACCGTCGACAACTAAAGATAGCTTGTCACATCACACCGATAACGAGTACCATGCGGCTGAGAGACTTGGAAGATCGATAGATAGCAATTGTGAGATGATGTTCCCAGAATGTGAATCCTCGATTCTAGAGACATTTACTGGCATTGGAATGGAAACCTTACATAAATTTGGGttgtattga